A segment of the Aromatoleum aromaticum EbN1 genome:
ACGACACCGTCGCCCTGAGCGCCCTTTGGGGGTTTCTGAGGCGCCCCACCTGAACCCTGCGGGCTCCCGCTCCTGGTCTGGCCGCTCCCTTCGCTTTTACCCGTCGAGCCTGAGCTGCCCATCCTGGCGCCGACCGGGCCGGTCCCGCCGCCGTCTGCCAAGCCCGCAGCCTGAGCGAAGCTGCCCGCTCCGTCGGAATTGCCGTCCAGTCCGATACCGCCGAACAGACCGGCCAATGCATCCGTACCGGAAGCGACGTTCTGGCTCGCCTTGGAGACAGCGGCCATGAGTGCTTGTGCTCCACCCGCCGCCGCGGCGCCCCCTGCCACCAGGGCCGCCCCGCCCGAAGCGAGGGCTGCACCCGCGCCCAAAGCTGCGCCGCCGACCGCCCCGGCGCTAAACGAACTACCGGAACTGGCTGCGTGACCGCCGCCTGGGATCAGACCGGCGATCATGTTGGGAATCGAATGGATGAGCACCGCCAGGACGAGCGCTACAACAAAAATCACCAATAGCTCACGCAACGGAGCGCCTTCCTGCAGGTCGGCGTGATACCCGTCCATTACAGACACCGCAACTCCAATCAGCAGCGTCATGGTCATCAGTTTGAGCGCGATGCCCGTGACGGCCCGGAAGTAATTGATAGCGATGTCACTCGTCCATCGCGACCCGCCGAAGCCGAGCACGAAAATTCCCGCATAGGCCAGTACCCACGCGTTCACCAGCGCCAACAGCACGTTCGCGGCCACAACACCCATGCACGCCAGGATCGCCAGTGTCGTGAAGAATATCGACAGGTTGTCGATCGGACTCAGAACCGTGTAGCTCTTGCCGGCCTTCACAAGGATGTCAAAAGCAATGTCGATCGGCCGCGATGGGGTGAGATCCCGAGAAATGCCGGCGGCAACAGATCCGATATTGCGAAGCGAGTCGATGATCGACATGGCGAAGCCCGGGCCATTGAGGAGGAGCCACCAGAAAAAACCGGTAAAGATGGTGAACTTCACCAGCTCCGCAAAAAATTCGCCTATATCCGCCTTACGCAGAGCCATCATGCCGAAAGTCCAGACCATCGAAATGACAACGAGCGTCCAGAACAGCCATGTGGCGTACTCCGTGATTTTCGAAGCCCAAGCCGCGCTTTCCGTCAGGAAACGATCCGCTACCTGATCGAGCACGCCGCTTGGCTCTATCGCCGCCGATGCAGCTCCAGACAGAAGCAGCATGGACATCATCAGCATCAAGCGCAGTACAGGGCAATCGCACCTAAAATGCATAACCGATACAGGTAAACCGTTTACGATCATGCGCTTAGCGAGCCCCTGTTCACAACGTCATATTTTGTGTAGCTTACTGTCTTTTTGGGACGCCCATGAAGACAGGCCAGTTGATGCCCGTGAGCGAAGTGTTCGTGTCGGTACCCGACCCGCGCAGCAAGCGTCAGGCCCGGCACGATCTGTCCGAGTTGCTGACGGTGGCGGTGTGCGCGGTGCTGTGCGGGGCGAACGATTTCGTGGATGTGGCGCTGTGGGGCAAGTCCAACCTGGCCTGGCTGCGCAAGTTCCTGAAGCTCAAGGCGGGCGTGCCCTCGCATGACACGTTCTGCCGGGTGCTCGCGATGATCGATCCCGCGGCCTTCGAGGCGGCCTTTCTGCGCTGGGTGGGCGTGCTGGTGCCGGCGCTGGCGCCGGACAGCGTGGTGGCCATCGATGGCAAGACCAGTCGGCGCAGTGGCGGCAAGGATACGTCGGGGCCGTTGCACATGGTCAGCGCCTTTGCCGCCGGGATGGGTCTGGTGCTGGGGCAGCGCGCCATCGATCAGAAGAGCAACGAGATCACGGCGATTCCCGAGTTGCTCGCCATGCTGGCGCTCGAAGGCACCATCGTCACGATCGATGCGATGGGCACCCAGGCAGCGATTGCCCGCACCATCCGTAGTCGTGGCGCAGACTACGTGTTGTGCGTCAAAGACAACCACCCCACGCTGACCGACTCGATTCTGCTCACCCTGGCCGGCGTGGCGGAAAAGATCGCGCCGGCTTCGCATTTCGAAGAACAAACCAAGGGCCACGGCCGCGTGGAGGTGCGCCGCTGCTGGGCCTATGATGCGGTCAGCCAGTTGTACAAGTCCGAGCAGTGGGCCGGGCTGCAATCGTTTGCGCTCGTCGAGCGCGAACGCACCGTCGACGGCAAGACCAGCGTCGAGCGCCATTACTACATCAGTTCCCTGCCCGCAGATGCCGCCAGAATCGCGCAGGCCGTGCGCAGCCACTGGGCGGTCGAAAATCAGCTTCACTGGTCGCTCGATGTGCAGTTCAACGATGATCAGTCCCGTGTGCGCCGAGGCTATGCGGCCAACAACTTCGTGGTGCTGCGCCACATCGTACTGAACCTGCTGCGCCACAACACCACCCGCAAGGCCAGCATCAAGTCCAAGCGACTGCTCGCCTGCATGGAGGATGACTTTCGCGAAGAGTTACTTGGGTTGGCCATTTGAGCGCCTCGGGTTATGACAAGACGGTGCAATTGCCCTGATCCATGAGCGAGGCGACGTCTCGATCCGGTACATATCCACACCGCGCGGTGGCGGCGCCGAAGACGCGTGACGCTTGACCTACGCCCCCAAGCCCCAAAGGCGCTTGCGCGTAAGCCTATGGCGATCAGCGCGTGACGTATCGAGACGACTTCTTGACGCTTGAAGGGGTCGCCTCAGGAAACCGAAAAAATCGTACGCTGACGGCTTCTCGCAGACCTTCGTTTGCGAGAAGCGTTGCTGAGAAGGCGGCGTTTTGTCGCGACTGTGGGCTGGGGAGTTCTCGCTTGAAGCTACGCAGAACGGCGAGTTTCGAGATGGTCAGGCAGCTTGAAGTACCCGCATTTCGACGTGCAGACCAGCCGCGGCAGCCATGTTCACCAAGGCATCGAGGCCGAACAGGCTGATCTTCCCGCGCATCAGGTCGGAGACGCGCGGCTGCGTGACACCGAACAGCTTGGCCGCCTGCGACTGGCTCATTTCGGTGCGGGTGATGTGATCCTTGAGTGCCATCATCAGCTGAGACCGCAGCTTCATGTTTTCGGCCTCGGACGGCGTGTCCTCAATGGCGTCCCAAACGCTGGAGTATCGTTGCTCGCTCATTGCCCTAGCTCCTTCACCAAGTCGCGGTAACGCTTCGCGGCGAGATCCACGTCGGCCTTGCTGGTCTTCTCCGTCTTCTTCTGGAAGCAGTGAAGCACATACACGGCGTCGGTGATCTTCGCCACATAGATGATCCGGAACGCGCCACTCACGTCCCGAATCCGAATCTCCCGAACGCATTGGCCTACGGTGCTCATCGGCTTCCAGTCGTCGGGCTCGCGGCCCCTCTGCACCTGGTCGATCTGGTGGCCGGCCTCGCGTCGCGCAGCCAGTGGAAAGGCGCGTAGGTCATCGAGGGAGCTTCCCAGGAACTCGACGGGCTTGGGATTAATCATGTCACCACTATACAAACTTTTGTATGCTCGAACAAGTGGACGGGACAGGCAACCGGCTTAGGGTACGATTTTTCCCGTTTGCTGAGACGCCTCCTTGAAGGCTGTCCGGAGCCCTCCCCATCCTGGCGTCACATACCATCCTTACACCTGCCCCACCAGGTTCCACCGCGAAGCGCCACTCTTTTTCAAATAAGATTCTTATCTCTTTAGGAGCTCATCCATGAGCTGTTTTCCCCGCGAAAACGGCTCATCCATGAGCTGTTTTCCTGTTATACACAGCTCACGGATGACCTGGCTCATGGGTGAGCTGTGTATAACGTCGCCCCTATTCCCGTCCTTCGTTCTTGCGAATCCGACTCGCCGACCAACATGCCGTCAGCTTATTGCGGAGTTCCTCCGGTAGTTGATCGAGGTTGGCCATGAACTCTTGCACGTTGAAGTTCACTGCGTTGTCGTGAAGGTGATTCACATTGACCTGCAATCGCTCGATGTGGACGACTCTGGCGCCGCCGAGGTCGCCGCTCACCAGCACGTTCTTGAGATCCGCAACGGCCCGCTGCACGGTACTCGGCAGATAGTCCCACGTCGCAACGGCAGCCGGTCGCCCGTCGTCGGCGCGGATTTCGACCTTCTCCCGCAGCCGGTACTCGTTCCGACGGCCGACCCTGGTCTTCGTGATGTACCCATACTTCTCGAGGACATTGATCTCGCGTTTCACCTGGGCGAGGGAGATGCCTGACTTCGTCGCGATGGTTTCGAGCTTCGGGAACGCACAGCCCGTCTGGTAGTTGGTATGAGCCTTGATCACCAGATACACCTTCACCGCCGAGCCAGGGATGCGCGCCAGGTCGCCGCTGTCGATCATCGCCTTGAAGAGGTGGAACCACTGCGTTTGCGCTTCGAACAGATCGGGCTGCATCGGTAAGCACGGAAGCCCCTGCGCCGCCACGGGCGCGATGATCTTCATCATCTGCCCTCGGCAGCCGGGCGCCGCTGCGCCATCTGTTCAGCTTTCGTGGGCCGCCCCCGACGGCGTTGCGTAGTGACTTGCACCGACAGCGCGCCCTGCGCAGCAGAGGACGCCACGTGAGCCGCTAGCCAGCTCTCGACGTCCTCGACACGCCACAACAGCCGCTTCGTACCTGGGAGGCGACAGATGGGTGGAAGAGACCGCGGGTTTCGGGTCGCGTCACTGCGAATGCTGGCAATGGATTTGTGAAGGTATTGGGCCAGTTGATCGACCGTCAGGAGGGCTCTCATGGGCGCGCACCTCCCGTTTTGGCAACCCCTCCGCAGGCTGTCCGATTGAGACTGCTGGTATCTCTATTCCGAACACCAGCCGACGCCGGGCACGGAACCAGGCAGCCGATGTGGACGAAGACGAGCTTGGTCCTCGCGACCGAAATCCGCTTCATGTCGATAACCCCGTTTCGAGTGGCTAGGGTCATCGAGCAACTGCGCCACGTGGCTACTCGGTGATTGACCGGGGCGACACCGGAGCCCGGCCTTTTGTGTTTGAAGTCACGGCGTCAGAGTACGCGGCCGGCCAATACGCGCGGCTGCGAGAGGCGTCGATCAGCCACGGAGTGCGCAGCTGATCGGTCTTGACCAGGGCGACACCGAGGCCCGGCCTTGTGCTTTTGAAGTCACGGTGTCAGAACCGCTAATCGCCCGAAGAACTCGGGCAGGCAAAGTCTAGCAGCAGCGATGAGCAATGTCATGCCCATGTTCGCAACTACTGCAGACACAGTTGCCACAAACTTGCCACACACGTACCGCAAAAATCTGCCCTATAAAGCAAAACAGCGCATCACACTGCGATGTGTAATGCGCTGTTCTAACTACCAAATTCTGGTGGACCGAAAGGGGATCGAACCCTCGACCTCTGCATTGCGAACGCAGCGCTCTCCCAGCTGAGCTATCGGCCCTCAAGAGCGGCGAATTATAGCGGTGACGTTTTCATTTTGAAAGGGGTTTTTCAAGTTTCGTCGGCGTCGCCCGAGCCGGCCGCGGCGCGTCGGAGGCGATCATTGACCGCTTGCCAGTCGGGGGTGGCGGGTGGAGTTTCGACGACGATGAAATCGGCCCCGCAGGCATCGAGGTCGCGCAGGTTTGCGTAGAGCGCGTGCGCATAGCCGGCAGCGTCGAGCGGGGCGGCGCGCCAGATCAAGCGTGCATCCTGAGGGTCCTGACAGCCGTACGCCAGAACCGCGACACGGCTTCCTTCGGCGGCGAGCGTTGCCGCGAGTTCGGCGAGTTGCGACGCGGCCGTCATCTGCAGTGGTGTGCGCGGCGCGTAGTGTGCCGACAGCGAGCCCGATACGCGGGGTTCGCCGTCGCCGGTGGCGCCGTCCCTGTGGTCTCCGGCGCTGGCCTCGCCGGTCGGTATTGGGCGGGATCGCGGGGGGCAACCGATCACGCGGGCGATGTCTTCAGCGGAAATCGCGCCGGGGCGCAGGATCTGCGGTGTGTCGCGTGACAGGTCGAGGATCGTGGATTCGATGCCGACCACGCACGGGCCGCCGTCGAGGATCAGGGCGATCTTGTCGCCGAGTTCCTGCCGCACGTGCTCGGCGGTCGTCGGGCTGATTCGGCCGAAGCGGTTGGCGGATGGCGCAGCGATGCCGGAATCGAAAGTCTGTAGCAGCGCGAGCGCGACCGGGTGGTCCGGCACGCGCAGGCCGACCGTGTCCTGGCCGCCGGTGAGGGCATCGGGCACGCTGTGCTGGCGCTTCAGGATCAGGGTCAACGGCCCGGGCCAGAAGGCGCGGGCGAGCGCGAAAGCGTCGTCCGGAATCTCGCGCGCCCAGCGCGCCAGATGGCCGGCATCGGGCAGGTGGACGATCAGCGGGTGGTCGGCGGGGCGGCCTTTCGCAGCGAAGATCTTGCCGACCGCGGCAACGTTCAGCGCATCGGCGGCGAGCCCGTAGACCGTCTCGGTCGGCATGCCGACGAGTTCGCCTGCGTGCAGCAGCCCTGCGGCGCGGCGGATCTCGTTGTCCGGGATCGCCGGAGCGACGTCAGCGCTCGTCATCGCGGATGCCGATCACTGCCCGCCCGTGCAGCGCCGCGGCGAGCGTTTTTTCGGCGTCGCCGCCGATCACGGTGAAATGCCCCATTTTTCGCCCTGCGCGCGCGTGATGTTTTGCGTACAGGTGCAGGCGGAGATTCGGCACTGCGTGGAGCACGGACCAGTCGGGCTCACGGTATGTGCCACCCATATGCGCGCCGTCGTACCAGAGTTCGCCGAGCAGATTCACCATCACCGCAGCGCTGTGCGCGCGCGGCTCGCCGAGCGGCAGTCCGCACAGCGCCCTCACCTGCTGTTCGTACTGGCTCGTGACACAGGCATCGATCGTGTGATGGCCGCTGTTGTGCGGGCGGGGCGCCATTTCGTTCACGTAAAGTGCGCCGCCGCAGACGAAGAACTCGACACCGAGCGTGCCGACATAGTCGAGCTTTTCGGCGATTTGCCCGGCGACCTCGCGCGCCCGCGCGATGAGTGCCGAAGCGACCCCGGCGGGCGCGATGGTGATGTCGAGAATGCCGTGGCGGTGGCGGTTTTCGGAGGGGTCGAAACAGCTCACGTTGCCCGCCTCGTCGCGCGCGAGGACGACCGACAATTCGCAATCGAGACTCAGCATCTTCTCGAGCATGCACGCTTCACCGCCGAACTGGTGGAACGCGTGCAAGGCTTCGTCAGGGTTCGCGACACGCGCCTGCCCCTTGCCGTCATAGCCGAAGCGCGCCACCTTGAGGACTGCGGGGAACAGCTCGGGCGCGGCATTGCGGACTTCGGCCTCGCTGCGTACGACCGCGAACGGGCCGTGCGGCAGGCCGTTGTCGGCGAGAAAAGTCTTTTCTGCGATGCGGTTCTGGCACACCGCCACGGCGCTCGCCGAAGGGTGCACCGAAAGGAATTTGGCGAGGTAATCGAGCGTCGCGGCCGGGACGT
Coding sequences within it:
- the trbL gene encoding P-type conjugative transfer protein TrbL, with protein sequence MIVNGLPVSVMHFRCDCPVLRLMLMMSMLLLSGAASAAIEPSGVLDQVADRFLTESAAWASKITEYATWLFWTLVVISMVWTFGMMALRKADIGEFFAELVKFTIFTGFFWWLLLNGPGFAMSIIDSLRNIGSVAAGISRDLTPSRPIDIAFDILVKAGKSYTVLSPIDNLSIFFTTLAILACMGVVAANVLLALVNAWVLAYAGIFVLGFGGSRWTSDIAINYFRAVTGIALKLMTMTLLIGVAVSVMDGYHADLQEGAPLRELLVIFVVALVLAVLIHSIPNMIAGLIPGGGHAASSGSSFSAGAVGGAALGAGAALASGGAALVAGGAAAAGGAQALMAAVSKASQNVASGTDALAGLFGGIGLDGNSDGAGSFAQAAGLADGGGTGPVGARMGSSGSTGKSEGSGQTRSGSPQGSGGAPQKPPKGAQGDGVVASAAQAGRVAVETGAVLASALAEAAKNAAADRISQTAGGRLGASILASMAEQQSPAFDGNSLTGAGLGGLSADHDDEVASFVNRPRAESAEAEGTIRR
- a CDS encoding ISAs1-like element ISAzo3 family transposase encodes the protein MKTGQLMPVSEVFVSVPDPRSKRQARHDLSELLTVAVCAVLCGANDFVDVALWGKSNLAWLRKFLKLKAGVPSHDTFCRVLAMIDPAAFEAAFLRWVGVLVPALAPDSVVAIDGKTSRRSGGKDTSGPLHMVSAFAAGMGLVLGQRAIDQKSNEITAIPELLAMLALEGTIVTIDAMGTQAAIARTIRSRGADYVLCVKDNHPTLTDSILLTLAGVAEKIAPASHFEEQTKGHGRVEVRRCWAYDAVSQLYKSEQWAGLQSFALVERERTVDGKTSVERHYYISSLPADAARIAQAVRSHWAVENQLHWSLDVQFNDDQSRVRRGYAANNFVVLRHIVLNLLRHNTTRKASIKSKRLLACMEDDFREELLGLAI
- a CDS encoding helix-turn-helix domain-containing protein codes for the protein MSEQRYSSVWDAIEDTPSEAENMKLRSQLMMALKDHITRTEMSQSQAAKLFGVTQPRVSDLMRGKISLFGLDALVNMAAAAGLHVEMRVLQAA
- a CDS encoding type II toxin-antitoxin system RelE/ParE family toxin, encoding MINPKPVEFLGSSLDDLRAFPLAARREAGHQIDQVQRGREPDDWKPMSTVGQCVREIRIRDVSGAFRIIYVAKITDAVYVLHCFQKKTEKTSKADVDLAAKRYRDLVKELGQ
- a CDS encoding helix-turn-helix domain-containing protein, producing MKIIAPVAAQGLPCLPMQPDLFEAQTQWFHLFKAMIDSGDLARIPGSAVKVYLVIKAHTNYQTGCAFPKLETIATKSGISLAQVKREINVLEKYGYITKTRVGRRNEYRLREKVEIRADDGRPAAVATWDYLPSTVQRAVADLKNVLVSGDLGGARVVHIERLQVNVNHLHDNAVNFNVQEFMANLDQLPEELRNKLTACWSASRIRKNEGRE
- a CDS encoding L-threonylcarbamoyladenylate synthase; the encoded protein is MTSADVAPAIPDNEIRRAAGLLHAGELVGMPTETVYGLAADALNVAAVGKIFAAKGRPADHPLIVHLPDAGHLARWAREIPDDAFALARAFWPGPLTLILKRQHSVPDALTGGQDTVGLRVPDHPVALALLQTFDSGIAAPSANRFGRISPTTAEHVRQELGDKIALILDGGPCVVGIESTILDLSRDTPQILRPGAISAEDIARVIGCPPRSRPIPTGEASAGDHRDGATGDGEPRVSGSLSAHYAPRTPLQMTAASQLAELAATLAAEGSRVAVLAYGCQDPQDARLIWRAAPLDAAGYAHALYANLRDLDACGADFIVVETPPATPDWQAVNDRLRRAAAGSGDADET
- a CDS encoding 5-(carboxyamino)imidazole ribonucleotide synthase gives rise to the protein MILPPATLGMLGGGQLGRFFVSAAHEMGYRVWVLDPDSHSPAGLIADRHLVAAYDDYAALDELAGACAGVTTEFENVPAATLDYLAKFLSVHPSASAVAVCQNRIAEKTFLADNGLPHGPFAVVRSEAEVRNAAPELFPAVLKVARFGYDGKGQARVANPDEALHAFHQFGGEACMLEKMLSLDCELSVVLARDEAGNVSCFDPSENRHRHGILDITIAPAGVASALIARAREVAGQIAEKLDYVGTLGVEFFVCGGALYVNEMAPRPHNSGHHTIDACVTSQYEQQVRALCGLPLGEPRAHSAAVMVNLLGELWYDGAHMGGTYREPDWSVLHAVPNLRLHLYAKHHARAGRKMGHFTVIGGDAEKTLAAALHGRAVIGIRDDER